In Hyphomicrobiales bacterium, the sequence CTGATCACCTCGGGGCCGACCCATGAGGCGATCGATCCGGTGCGCTACATCGCCAACCGCTCCTCCGGAAAGCAGGGCCATGCCATTGCCGCGGCGGCAGCCGCGGCGGGCGCGCGCGTCACGCTGGTCAGCGGCCCGGTCAACCTGCCCGACCCGGCCGGGGTCGAGACCATTCATGTCGAATCCGCGCGCGAGATGCTGACCGCGGTCGAGACGGCGCTGCCGGCAGACATCGCGATCTTCGCCGCCGCCGTCGCCGACTGGCGCGTCGCCGGGGCCGCATCGGAAAAGATGAAGAAGGATGGCAAGGCGCTGCCGCCGCTCGCGCTAGTCGAGAACCCCGACATCCTCGCCACCGTCGCCCATCGCAAGAGCGCGCGCCCGCCGCTGGTCGTCGGCTTCGCGGCGGAGACGCAGAACGTCATCGACTACGCCAGGGCCAAGCTCAGGAAGAAGGGCTGCGACCTGATCGTCGCCAACGATGTCGGCGGAGCCGGAGTGATGGGCGGCGATGCCAATACGGTCCATCTCGTCACCTCCGCGGGCGTCGAAACCTGGCCGACACTGCCGAAGGACGAGGTCGCGACCCGCCTGATCGCGCATATCGCCGGGCTTGCCGCCGCCGGCCGGCCGGATTGACGGCGATGGTGACGGTCGCGTTGCAACGCCTGCCGCATGGTGCCGATCTGCCCTTGCCCGCCTATGAGACGGCCGGGGCGGCGGGGCTCGACCTGCGTGCCGCCATCGGCGAGACGCTGATGCTCGCCCCCGGCGAGAGATCCCTGGTCCCGACCGGGCTGGCTCTGCAATTGCCGGACGGGTTCGAAGGGCAGGTGCGGCCGCGCTCGGGCCTCGCGGTGAAGCACGGCGTCACCGTCCTGAACGCGCCGGGCACGGTGGACAGCGACTATCGCGGCGAGGTCAAGGTGCCGTTGATCAATCTCGGGCAGGAGCCCTTCGCCATCGCGCATGGCGACCGCATCGCGCAGCTGGTCGTCGCGCCGGTGACGCGAGCCGTCCTCACCGAGGTCGCCAGCCTCGATGCCACTGCGCGCGGCGCGGGCGGCTTCGGCTCCACCGGCGTCGCCGGCGGCGCGCGCGCCGGGCAGGAGCCGGCAACATGATGCCAGCCTCGCATCGCAGCCTGCTCGCCATCGCGGCCGTCGTCGACATCGCGCTGCATGCGCGGCCCTCGCCCGTCGCGGCGAAGCTTCTGGCGGCCCGGCACGCGCTGCCGCCGCGCCATCTCGAAACGCTGCTGCAGACGCTCGTCCGGGCCGGCATCCTGAAAGGCGTGCGCGGGCCGCGTGGCGGCTACGAACTCGCCCGCGAGCGGCGCAAGGTCACAGCCGGCGACATCGCGCGCGCCGCGATGCAGGAGCTCGGCGAAGACGGGCTCGGTCCCTTGCCGCAGTCGCGACTGGTCGAGGAGGTCGTCGAGCCAGAGGTCGAGGCCGCCGCTGCGGCCTTTCTCGCCGCGCTCGACAAGGTCACGGTCGAGGAGCTCTGCCAGAGGGCGCAGGCCAAGGCTGTCTTCGGCCAGCATGGCCCGGGAGTCGATTTTACAATATAATTATGTAATTTATTTCTTTAATCGACAATTTCCGTGAATTGACCTAGCCTCGCGACCGAACGTTCCGTCCAGAGGAGTCATTCCATGGCTGAAGCACAGAAGTCGACGAAGGCCCCCGGGCGCGGGCGCATCTACAACTCGATCACCGACACCATCGGCGATACGCCACTGGTCAAGCTCAACCGCCTGCCGGCCGAGCGCGGCGTCAAGGCGACGATCCTCGCCAAGCTCGAATTCTTCAACCCGATCTCCAGCGTGAAGGACCGCATCGGCGTCAACATGATCGACGCGCTGGAGGCCTCCGGCGCGCTGAAGCCGGGCGGCACGCTGATCGAGCCGACCTCCGGCAACACCGGCATCGCGCTCGCCTTCGTCGCGGCCGCGCGCGGCTATCGCCTGATCCTGGTGATGCCCGAGACGATGTCGCTGGAGCGGCGCAAGATGCTCGCCTTGCTCGGCGCCGAGCTCGTGCTGACGCCCGGCCCGGGCGGCATGCGCGGCGCCGTCGCCAAGGCCGAGGAACTCAAGGCCGAGATTCCGGGCTCCATCATCCCGCAGCAGTTCGAGAACCCGCACAATCCGGAGATCCACCGCAAGACGACGGCCGAGGAAATCTGGAACGACACCGATGGCGGGGTCGACATCATCATCTCCGGCGTCGGCACGGGCGGCACCATCACCGGCGTCGGGCAGGTGCTGAAGGCGCGCAAGCCGGGCGTGAAGATGGTCGCGGTCGAGCCCGAGGATTCTCCGGTTCTCTCCGGCGGCCAGGCCGGGCCGCACAAGATCCAGGGCATCGGAGCCGGCTTCGTGCCCGGCGTGCTCGATCGCGGCGTGATCGACGAGGTCGTCACCGTCGGCAACCAGACCGCCTTCGAGACGGCGCGCGCGCTCGCCAAGAGCGAGGGCATCCCGGCCGGCATCTCCTCCGGCGCGGCGGTGGCCGCGGCGCTCGAGGTCGGTGCACGGCCAGAAAATGCCGGCAAGACCATCGTGGTGATCATCCCCTCTTTCGCCGAGCGCTACATCTCCAGCGCCTTGTTCGAAGGTCTGTGAACCCGGCAGCCATTCAGGTCGTCCGGCTGGCCGACAGCCTGCCGGACGATTTCGAGGCGCTGCGCAACGAGGCGAGCGCCGAGAGCTATCGCTTCGTCGAGGGGCTGCGCGAGGAATGGCTGGCCGGCCGTTATGACGGCGGAGACGACCACTTCGTCGTCTTTGCCGCGTTCCGCGACGGGGAACTGGCGGGCATCGGTGCGCTGACACCCGATCCCTATGATCCCGCGCCGGATCTGCTGCGGGTCAGGCATGTCTATGTCAGGCCGCTGCACCGTGGCGCCGGCATCGGCCGCGTTCTCGCGGCCGCCCTGATTCAGCAAGGGCTGGCGCTGACGCCGCGCCTTTCGCTGCGCGCCGCCGATCCGCGCGCGGCGGCCTTTTGGGAAGCAAACGGCTTCGGACCCGATTCCGGCGGAACGCGCCGCTCCCACCTGCTGACGCGCTGAACCGGCTCAGCGGACCAGGACGAGCCTGTTGCCCCATGGGTCGGCGATCGTCGGAACGCCATCCGTCTCGGTGCCGCCGCCCGCCAGGATTCGAGCGCGCATCGCCCCGAAATCCGCCTCGTCGCGCGCGACCACCTCGAAGCGGTCGAGGCCGGCTTCGCCGGGCTGGCGCGGCCCGGCGCCGCGGCTGCCCCAGATATTGCCGGCGATGTGATGGTGATAGCCGCCGCTGGCGAGGAAGCTCGCGCCCGGATAGTGAACCATCAGGTCGAAGCCGAGCAGGTCGCGATAGAAAGCCTCGGCCGCGAGGGTATCGCCGACGCGCAGATGGATATGCCCCATCCCCGTCCCGACGGGCATGCCGGCATAGGCCCCGCTCTCCGCTTCGGCCAGCAGCCTGTCCAGATCGAGCCGCTCGGTCGCCATGGCGATGCCGCCATCGGGCTTGCGCGGCCATTCGGCACGGCTGCGGTCGCGATAGATCTCGATGCCGTTGCCTTCGGGATCGGAGAGATAGAGCGCCTCGCTGACGAGGTGATCGGAAGCACCTTCCAGCGGGATGCGGGTCTCGGCCGCATGCTTCAGCCAGTTGGCGAGGTCGCGACGCGACGGCAGCAGGATCGCGAGATGGAAGAGGCCTGCGGCCGAACCCGGCCGCGCCGCCCCGGCCTGAAGCCGGACGAGGACCTGTCCGTCGATACCGAGTTCCGCGCTGTCATGGTCCTGCCGGATCAGCCGCAGCCCGATCGCATCGCGATAATAGGCCGTCAGCCCGGCGAGATCGCGGACCCGCAGGGTCACGGCCCCGATGTGATAGGGCGCATCATGCGCCTCCAGCCCGGCGGCGGGCGCGGCCTTCTCTGCGGTCATGGGCATGGCGCGATCCTTGCGAGACAGTCGGGATGGCTGCCTCGTCAAAGATGGCGTTTCCTGCCGCGCTTGTCGCCTGCCTCGCCGGCAAGGGCGGGATTGCAGCGCTGCAATGAAGTAGGCTTTCTGCCTCAATCGACCTGTGCCGGCCCGACCCTGTCGGCCATGGTCGCGCCGCGCTCGCCGAGCGGTTTCGGCTTGCCCGTGGTGGTGTCATGCGCGGTCTGGTGCTCCAGCTCGGCGTTGAGTTCCGCCCCAGCGAGCACGATCGTCGCCGAGAGCCAGAGCCAGGTCATGAACACCACGACCGTGGCGAGCGAACCATAGGCGGCCGTGTAGTTGCCGAGCGTCGAGACATACCAGGAGAAGGCATAGGAGGCCGCGCCCCAGAGTAGGGCCGAGGCGATGGCGCCGGGCATGACCCAGATGAAGCGCATGCGCTCGCGGCTCGGGCCGATCCAGTAGAGAACCGCGATCGAGAGCGTCGCCAGAACGAAGAAGGCGGGCCAGCGCACCAGCCGAACCAGACGCTCCAGCTCGAAATGGAACGGAAACAGCGCCGTCAGTACCGGCAGGCTCGCGATGGCGACCAGCGCCGCCGCCAGCAGCACGACGCCGCTGATGGTGGTAAACAGCGAGATCGCGTTGAGTTTAAGGAAGCTGCGTTTCTCCTGCTCGCGATAGATGATGTTGAGCGCGTCGAAGATCGCCTTCACCGCGGCATTGGCCGACCAGGCGGCCACGAGAAGGCTAATGTAGAAGGTCCAGGACAGGCTGACCTGCGACTGGGTCGAGAGCCGTATCGCCTGCTCGTGGATGAGCTCGCGCGCGGCCTGCGGGAACATGGTCGTCACCGTGTCGAGCTGCTCGGCGATGGTCCCCGGATCGGTGAAATAGCGGTAGATCGTGACCAGCAGCGACAGCGCCGGCACCAGCGACAGCAGGGTGAAGAAGGCGACGGCACCGGCGAGCGAAGTCAGGCGGTTGTCGGCGACGTTGCCGACGAAGCGCAGCAGAACGTCCTTCCAGCCGAGCCAGGTCATCTGCCACGGCGTCCTCGCTAGGCGCCCCCGCGCAGCCTCCTGCCGGCGCCGGTCGCGGTGGTTCGACAGGGCTCCCGACAGATAGCCCAGCACGACCCCCAGCCCGGCGGCGCCCGTGATCCGTTTGAGGAATGCCATCTCGGGGTGACGTCTCCGCTGCCGTTGCGGCTGCAGCTTGCGAGCAACCGCGCCGCGCCGCAATCGTTCCTATACGAAGCGCCCGGGAAGCGCGTTTAGCCGATTGTTAACCTTAATGCTTCGTTATGACGGGGCGCCGGATGGCTTGGCGCGCGATGCCCCGGAAAGCCCGATGTCGAAGCTGAGATATGTCCTGGCAGGATGTGTGGCCCTGTTGTCGGGAGCGGCCGGCGCGGCCGATCCGCGCGGCGTCGCCCTGCCTCCCGCCCCGGAGCTGCCGGCGTTTTATTCCTGGACCGGCATCTATGCCGGTATCCAGGGCGGCTATGCCTGGGGCAGCAACCGGGTGCACATCGGGGCCCCGCTCGGAGTCTTCGCCCCGGCGAGCATCCAGATCGACGACGATGCCGCCTTCGGCGGCGCCCATGCGGGCTTCAACTACCAGTTCGGCAGCGTCGTCCTCGGCCTCGAGGGCGATATCGAAGCGGTCAACAGCCGCAGCCGCTTCGCCAGCGCCGGCCTTGTCGGCCGGGTTTCGCAGGATTGGCAGGGCGCCGCTCGCGCCCGTATCGGCTTCGCCTTCGACCGGCTGCTGGTCTATGCCGCCGGCGGCGCCTCGTTCACCGAATATGAGCGGCGCGTCTTCGATGCCGCCGGGCTCAGTGAGCGGCTGACCAGCGCCCGCACCGGCTGGAATGTCGGGGCCGGCATCAATTTCGCCTTCACCGACAACCTGATCCTCGGCGCGGAATACCGCTACACCGATTTCGGGCGGAACCGCTTCGCGAGCTCCGGCGCCTTTCCGGGACTGACCGGCTCCCAGGAGCTGTCGACGCACAGCGCCCGCGCCAGCGTCGCCTACAAGTTCTGAGGCGCCTTCAGAAGCCCGTGCGCTGGCGGATCGCCGCCGCCAATGTCCCGTCGTCGAGATAGTCGAGCTCGCCGCCGACCGGCACGCCATGGGCGAGCTTGGTCACCTTGACCGGCAGATGCGCCAGCAGGTCGGTGATGAAATGCGCCGTGGTCTGGCCGTCGACCGTGGCGTTGAGCGCGAGGATGACCTCCTTCATCGCCGGATCGGAGGCCCGCGACACCAGCGCATCGAGCGAAAGATGCTCCGGACGCACGCCATCGAGCGCCGAGAGCACGCCGCCCAGGACGTGATAGCGCCCAGAGACGGCGCCCGAACGCTCCAGCGCCCAGAGATCGGAGATATCGGCGACGACGACGATCAGGCCGTCGTCGCGGCGCGGATCGGTGCAGAGGCCGCAAGGGTCGCTGGTATCGACATTGCCGCAGCGCGCGCAGACGACGATGCGCTCACGCGCCACCGCCATCGCCTCCGAAAGCGGACCGAGCAATTGCTCGCGCTTCTTGACCAGATGCAGCGCCGCGCGCCGAGCCGAGCGCGGCCCGAGCCCCGGCAGCTTGGCCAGGAGCTGGATCAGCCTTTCGATCTCGGGACCGGCGATGGCGCGGGACATGGCACTACCTTGTCATTCCGGGGCGGCCGCAGGCCGAACCCGGAACCCACGACCGGGTGAGCCCGGCAAACCGCATCGCCACGACCGGGCCGGCCCCGTCGTGGGTTCCGGGTTCTTCGCTTCGCAAAGCCCCGGAATGACAGCCGTTGGTTCGCGACAAGCTCAAAACAGCTTCATGCCCGGCGGGATCGGCAGGCCCTTGGTGATCTCGGCCATGCGCTCCTGCATGACGCGCTCGCCGCGGGTGCGGGCATCGTTGGCGGCGGCGACGATCAGGTCTTCGAGGATCTCGCGCTCGTCCGCGACCATCAGGCTCGGATCGATCTTCACGCCCTTGAACGCGCCCTTGGCCGTCATCGCGACCGTGACCATGCCGCCGCCGGCCGTGCCCTCAACCTCGACGGCGTCGAGCTCGGCCTGCATGTCGGCCATCTTCTGCTGCATCGCCTGCGCCTGCTTCATCAGGCCCATCATGTCCCGCATGGAAAATCCTCCTCGAAAACCTCAGAAATCGATGCCGTCGAAATCCGGCTCGGCATCGTCGAACAGCGGCTCGGCGTCGGGCAGGTACTCGTCCTCCGACGGCACGGCCGCGGCATTCTCGGCCGCGGCGATGGCGCGCGGATCACGGACATCGACGATGCGCGCGCCGGGGAAGCGCTCCAGCACGGCCTTGACCGAAGGGTGGGCCGCGGCATCGCTCTCGCGCCGGTCCTTGGCCGCAGCCGCCTGCTCGCGCAGCGTGGCGCCGCCCTCCTCGTTGACGACCGCGACCATCCAGGTCTGGTTCGTCCACTCCTTGAGGCGGCGCGAGAGGTCCTGAGCCAGAGTACGCGAGGCGCCCTCGGCGAGCGAGAACTCGATGCGGCCGGGCTCGAAACGCACGGGCCGGATGTCGCGCTCCAGCGCGATCTTCAGCGTGATGTCGCGGTTCTGCGAGGCGAGCGCGACCACATCCTCGATCGAGGCGACGATCGCAGCCGGGGCCGCGACGGCGCGCGCGACCGGAACGGGGGCGGGATTGGCGCTGGCGAGGATCGGCCGGGCAGCGAGCGCAGTATTGCCGCCGCCTGACGGGGGACGCGGCGCGCCACCGCCATTGCCACCACCTTGGCCGTTACCCGGCATGGAGCCCATGCCGTCGCGCAGCATCTTCAAGGCTTCGTCCGGCGTCGGCAGGTCGGCGGCATGGGCGAGGCGCACCAGCACCATCTCGGCGGCCATCACCGGTCGATCGGCCTGCTTCACCTCGGACATGCCTTTGAGCAGCATCTGCCAGGTGCGGGCGAGCACGCGGATCGAGAGGCGCTGGGCGAAATCGCCGCCTCGCACGCGCTCGGCCTGGACGAGGCTGTTGTCCTTCACCGCCTCGGGCACGAGCTTGAGACGGGTCACGAGATGGGTGAACTCGGCGAGATCGTTCAGTACCACGACCGGATCGGCGCCAGCGTCGTATTGCGCGCGCAGCTCGCCTAGCGCCGCCGCGATGTCGCCCTTCATCACCGCTTCGAAAAGATCGATGACGCGGGCCCGGTCGGCGAGGCCGAGCATGGAGCGGATGTCGTCGAGCGTGATCCGGCCGGCCGCATGTGCGATGGCCTGATCGAGGATCGAGAGCGAGTCGCGCACCGAGCCCTCGGCGGCGCGGGCGACGGCGGCAAGCGCCTCCTGCTCGGCATCGACGCCCTCTGCCTTGCAGATGCCAGCGAGGTGGTCGACCAGCACGTCGGCCTCGACGCGGCGCAGGTCGAAGCGCTGGCAGCGCGACAAAACCGTGATCGGCACCTTGCGAATTTCCGTCGTCGCGAAGATGAACTTCGCATGCGGCGGCGGCTCCTCCAGCGTCTTCAGGAAGGCGTTGAAGGCGCCGGTCGAGAGCATATGCACCTCGTCGACGATATAGACCTTGTAGCGCGCCGAAACCGGGGCGTAGCGCACGGCGTCGTTGATCTGGCGGATGTTGTCGACGCTATTGTTCGAGGCGGCGTCGATCTCCATCACGTCGATATGGCGGCCTTCGATGATCTCGCGGCAATGCACGCCGAATTCGCGGAGATCCGTGGTCGGGGCGCCTTGCCCATCGGAGGTCTGGAAGTTCAGCGCGCGCGCCAGGATGCGGGCCGTCGTCGTCTTACCGACGCCGCGCACGCCGGTCAGCATCCAGGCCTGCGGAATGCGGCCCGCCGCGAAGGCGTTGGTGAGCGTGCGCACCATCGCTTCCTGGCCGATCAGATCGCCGAAATGCGCCGGCCGGTATTTGCGGGCAAGCACGCGATAGGGCGTGGGCGCCGCGTTCGACGCAGCCTGCGGCACGGGCACCGGGTCGAAGCCGGCGAATCCCGGTTCGTCAGCAGAGGCAGCGTCGATCTGGTCGGTCATGAGAACTGGTTTCGCCAATCGGGAGGCGAGGGTCAATGGCGCTTTACGCGGAGCTTGAGCACCATGCCGCGTCAGCTGCCGTGCCGAGCTGATGTCGGCTTGGCGCGGCGGCAACTCACGGCGCTTTCACAAGGCGCGCGAGGTGGGAGGCTGGACGAAGACCCGTTCGGTCTCGTTAGGGCTGCTTCCTTCCGGACCTGACCCGGTTGGCGAGTGAGACGTCCCTCGCCAACCTCCCGCGTGCTATATCGGGGATGTCGGCCGGAATCGCAAGCCGGCATTCGAATGCCGCGAAGCTTGGTCGCAGCCCGCGACCCGACAGTGAGTTTGGCGTTGACTTGGCGCCGCCCATCCGTCATAAGCCCGCGACCTGCGCAGCCGAAAGGCAGCGCCGACCCTTATCGCATGACAGGCTCGGTTGGCCATGCTTTCCCAAGGAAAGCCGCGGCCGTCGTGCTCATAAAGGCCCCGGAGACGGACCGTGAAGAGAACCTATCAACCCAGCAAGCTGGTTCGCAAGCGCCGCCACGGCTATCGTGCCCGCATGGCGACCAAGGGTGGCCGCAAGGTCATCGCCGCTCGCCGCGCCCACGGCCGCAAGCGCCTGTCGGCCTGATCAGGCACAGGCGCGTGACGACGACGCGCCCGTTCCGGAAGACTGGCCAATCGCCATGCGCCTCGCCCGTCTGACGCAACGCAAGGAATTTCTGGCGGCGGCCGGCCACGGCCGCCGTTTTCGTTCGCCTGCCTTCACGGCGCAGGTGCGCGACTGCACGCCCGAAGAAGAGCGGGACGGGCTGCGGCTCGGGCTCACCGCCTCGCGCAAGACCGGCAATGCCGTGAAGCGCAACCGCATCCGCCGCCGCCTGCGCGCCGCCGCGGCACAGGCCCTGCGCGACCAGACCGGCAAGCGCTGCGACGTCGTGATCATCGCCCGCACCGAGGTGCTGAGCGCCGATTTTCACGCACTCGTGGCCGATCTTTCGATTGCCATCGACCGGGCCAGGCCTCAAAAGCCGCGCGAGCCATCCTCCGCCGACCGGCGACGTCCGCGTGCCGCACGCGGTACGCCGCCGCAAGGCTGACCCGACACGCCGAACCTGCCGGACCAAGCGAGATCCGTTTCCGATCATGATGAAAGAAGACAACCGCAATCTGCTTCTCGCGATCGTCCTGTCCGTGGTCGTTCTGCTCGGCTGGCAGTTCTTCTACGGCATGCCGCAGATGGAAAAGCAGAAGCAGGCCGCGCAGCAGAACCAGCAGGCCCAGAGCCAGCAGGCTCCCGCCGGCTCCTCCGCCCCCCCCGCGTCCACGCCCGGCCAGCCCGGCGCCTCCGCCATGCCCGGCGCCGCCGCGACCCAGGCCGTCGGCACCCGCGAGCAGGCTCTCGCGGCAAGCCCGCGCGTCCGCATCGAGACCCCGAAGATCACCGGCTCGCTCTCGCTGACCGGCGCGCGCATCGACGACGTCTCGCTGAAGGCCTATCGCGAGACGGTCGACCCCAAGAGCCCGCATATCGTCCTGCTCTCGCCGCTCGGCGGGCCGAACGCCTATTATTCCGATTTCGGCTGGGTCGCGGCTCCGGGCAGCAACGTCGCCCTGCCGAACGCGACCACGGTCTGGAAGGCCGACAACGAAGTGCTCACCCCGGCGAAGCCGGTGACGCTGAGCTGGGACAACGGCCAGGGCCTGACCTTCCGGCGCGTCATCGGCATCGACGACAACGCCATGTTCACGATCCGCGACGAGGTCGAGAACCGGAGCGGCAACGCCGTGTCGCTGTTCCCCTATGGCCAGATCGTGCGGCAGGGCAAGCCTGCGACGCTCGGCTATTACGTCCTGCACGAGGGCCTCGTCGGCAATCTCGGCGAACAGGGCCTGCAGGAATACACCTACGACAAGATCGACAAGGAGCCCCTGCTTTCGCCCGGCACCACCGGCAAGAGCTGGAAGGACGTGGTCGGCGGCTTCGTCGGCATCACCGACAAGTACTGGGCCGCCGCGGTCATCCCGGACCAGCAGCGCAAGTATGAGGGCCGCTATTCGGCGGTCCAGACCGGCACCGGCCATACCTATCAGGCCGACTTCCTCGGCGAGGCGATCGCCATCGCGCCGGGCGCCACCGTCTCCGCCAATGCCCGGCTCTTCGCCGGTGCCAAGGAGGTCGCGGCGATCGACGGCTATGAGAAGAACCTCGGCATCAAGCGCTTCGAGCTGCTGATCGACTGGGGCTGGTTCTATTTCATCACCAAGCCGCTCTTCTTCGTGCTCGACTGGATCTACAAGCACGTCGGCAATTTCGGCGTGGCCATCCTGCTCGTCACGGTGCTGCTGAAGATCCTGTTTTTCCCGCTCGCCAACAAATCCTACGCCTCGATGGCGAAGATGAAGGCGCTGCAGCCGGAAATGACCGCGATCCGCGAGCGCTATGCCGACGACAAGATGAAGCAGCAGCAAGCGCTGATGGAGCTCTACAAGACGCAGAAGATCAACCCGGTCGCCGGCTGCTGGCCGGTGCTGCTGCAGATTCCGGTGTTCTTCGCGCTCTACAAGATCCTGTTCATCACCATCGAGATGCGGCATGCGCCGTTCTTCGGCTGGATCCACGATCTCGCGGCGCCCGATCCGACGAACCTGTTCAACCTCTTCGGACTGCTGCCCTTCACGCCGCCGGCCTTCCTGCATCTCGGCGCCTGGCCGATCATCATGGGCTTCACGATGTTCATCCAGATGAAGATGAACCCGGAGCCGCCGGACCCGGTGCAGAAGATGATGTTCACCTGGATGCCGGTGTTCTTCACCTTCCTGCTCGGCTCGTTCCCGGCCGGCCTGGTGATCTACTGGAGCTGGAACAACCTGCTCTCGGTGATCCAGCAAGGCTACATCATGCGCAAGAACGGGGTGAAGATCGAACTGTTCGACAACCTCAAGGGCCTGTTCGGCAAGAAGCCGGCAACGGCAGACGCCGTCGCAGCGCCGCCCAAGCCCGCCAACACCAACAAGAAATGAGCGTTCGAAGGGCGGGGTTTCCCGCCCTTCGCCTTTTCAGGCCAAGGCTTCATCCGCGATGCCGCTTCCCGATCCCCAGACGCGCCATCCCATTCCCGGCTGGAAGGGCACCGCCTTCCTCAAGGCCGTGGTCGACCACCCGTTGATCGAGGTCGGCGACTACAGCTATTATGACGACTCGCGCGGGCCGGAGCATTTCGTCGCCCGCTGCGTGCGCTATCATTTCGACTTCGTCGGCGACCGATTGATCATCGGGAAATTCGTCGCGATCGCGCAGGCGGCGCAATTCATCATGAACGGCGCCAATCATCCGCTCGGCGGCTTCTCGACCTTCCCCTTCCAGATGTTCGGCCTCGGCGATCCCGCAGAGCTCAAGCGCCCCGGCCCGAACAATCGCGGCGACCTGGTGATCGGCAACGATGTCTGGATCGGGCGCGAGGCGGTGATCATGCCGGGCGTGACGATCGGCGACGGCGCCATCATCGGCACGCGGGCGCAGGTGACGAAGGACGTGCCGCCCTATGCCGTCGTCGCCGGCAATCCCGGCCGGATCGTCAGGATGCGCTTCCCGCCGGAGATCGTCGCGGAATTGCTGGCGATCCGCTGGTGGGACTGGGAGGCGGACAGGATCGCGCGCCATATCGACGCGATCCAGGGCGCCGATATCGACGCGCTCCGCGCAGCCGTGTAGGCAGGGCTCCATGACCACGTCCACGACCAAGCCCTATGACGCCGAGGAGATCGAGGCCGCCCGCAAGCTCTTCGAGGGGCCGTGGGATTTCGTCTGGGCCTCGACCCGGATCGACGACCTGCCGCCGATGGTCGGGCAGGAGATCGCCTTCGCCGGGCGCTCCAATGTCGGCAAGTCGAGCCTGATCAATGCGCTGACCCGGCGCAACGCGCTGGCGCGCACCTCGCACACGCCGGGCCGCACGCAGCAGCTCAACTTCTTCCGGCAGGTCGGCCATGATGAGCGGCTGACCATCGTCGACATGCCGGGCTATGGCTATGCGGCCGTCGGCAAGGAGAAGGTCGCGGCCTGGACCAAACTGATCCACGATTATCTGCGCGGACGCTCGAACCTGATGCGCGTCTATGTGCTGATCGACGCGCGCCACGGCATCAAGGATGTCGATGGCGCCGTGCTGGAGACACTCGACAAGGCCGCGGTGTCCTATCAGGTCGTGCTGACCAAGGGCGATGCGCTTAAAGCCGCCGACCAGACCTTCATGACCGAGGCGACCTTCGACGAGATCAAGCGCCGGCCGGCCGCCTTCCCCGAGGTGCTGCTGACGTCGAGCGAGAAGGGGATGGGCATCCCCGAATTCCGCGCCGCGATCGGGCGCGTGCTGGCTGAGCGGCAGTGAAGCGCGGATGACC encodes:
- a CDS encoding Ribonuclease BN, whose product is MAFLKRITGAAGLGVVLGYLSGALSNHRDRRRQEAARGRLARTPWQMTWLGWKDVLLRFVGNVADNRLTSLAGAVAFFTLLSLVPALSLLVTIYRYFTDPGTIAEQLDTVTTMFPQAARELIHEQAIRLSTQSQVSLSWTFYISLLVAAWSANAAVKAIFDALNIIYREQEKRSFLKLNAISLFTTISGVVLLAAALVAIASLPVLTALFPFHFELERLVRLVRWPAFFVLATLSIAVLYWIGPSRERMRFIWVMPGAIASALLWGAASYAFSWYVSTLGNYTAAYGSLATVVVFMTWLWLSATIVLAGAELNAELEHQTAHDTTTGKPKPLGERGATMADRVGPAQVD
- a CDS encoding Porin family protein produces the protein MLRYDGAPDGLARDAPESPMSKLRYVLAGCVALLSGAAGAADPRGVALPPAPELPAFYSWTGIYAGIQGGYAWGSNRVHIGAPLGVFAPASIQIDDDAAFGGAHAGFNYQFGSVVLGLEGDIEAVNSRSRFASAGLVGRVSQDWQGAARARIGFAFDRLLVYAAGGASFTEYERRVFDAAGLSERLTSARTGWNVGAGINFAFTDNLILGAEYRYTDFGRNRFASSGAFPGLTGSQELSTHSARASVAYKF
- a CDS encoding Rrf2 family transcriptional regulator; protein product: MMPASHRSLLAIAAVVDIALHARPSPVAAKLLAARHALPPRHLETLLQTLVRAGILKGVRGPRGGYELARERRKVTAGDIARAAMQELGEDGLGPLPQSRLVEEVVEPEVEAAAAAFLAALDKVTVEELCQRAQAKAVFGQHGPGVDFTI
- the dut gene encoding dUTP diphosphatase yields the protein MVTVALQRLPHGADLPLPAYETAGAAGLDLRAAIGETLMLAPGERSLVPTGLALQLPDGFEGQVRPRSGLAVKHGVTVLNAPGTVDSDYRGEVKVPLINLGQEPFAIAHGDRIAQLVVAPVTRAVLTEVASLDATARGAGGFGSTGVAGGARAGQEPAT
- the cysK gene encoding cysteine synthase A, with the translated sequence MAEAQKSTKAPGRGRIYNSITDTIGDTPLVKLNRLPAERGVKATILAKLEFFNPISSVKDRIGVNMIDALEASGALKPGGTLIEPTSGNTGIALAFVAAARGYRLILVMPETMSLERRKMLALLGAELVLTPGPGGMRGAVAKAEELKAEIPGSIIPQQFENPHNPEIHRKTTAEEIWNDTDGGVDIIISGVGTGGTITGVGQVLKARKPGVKMVAVEPEDSPVLSGGQAGPHKIQGIGAGFVPGVLDRGVIDEVVTVGNQTAFETARALAKSEGIPAGISSGAAVAAALEVGARPENAGKTIVVIIPSFAERYISSALFEGL
- the dfp gene encoding fused 4'-phosphopantothenoylcysteine decarboxylase and phosphopantothenoylcysteine synthetase, whose translation is MSASRSVLLIIGGGIAAYKVLEVIRRLKDRGIASRCILTRAGEQFVTPLSVSSLAGERCFTDLFSLTDEADIGHIQLSRSTDLVVVAPATADLIAKMANGLADDLASTALLATDKRVLIAPAMNPRMWQHPATRRNMAQLEKDGILVVGPNVGAMAERGESGPGRMAEPPELLAAIELALAGEKPPAQRAIGFLGRLPGSEHAKSGLLAGKHVLITSGPTHEAIDPVRYIANRSSGKQGHAIAAAAAAAGARVTLVSGPVNLPDPAGVETIHVESAREMLTAVETALPADIAIFAAAVADWRVAGAASEKMKKDGKALPPLALVENPDILATVAHRKSARPPLVVGFAAETQNVIDYARAKLRKKGCDLIVANDVGGAGVMGGDANTVHLVTSAGVETWPTLPKDEVATRLIAHIAGLAAAGRPD
- the catE gene encoding Catechol-2,3-dioxygenase; this translates as MPMTAEKAAPAAGLEAHDAPYHIGAVTLRVRDLAGLTAYYRDAIGLRLIRQDHDSAELGIDGQVLVRLQAGAARPGSAAGLFHLAILLPSRRDLANWLKHAAETRIPLEGASDHLVSEALYLSDPEGNGIEIYRDRSRAEWPRKPDGGIAMATERLDLDRLLAEAESGAYAGMPVGTGMGHIHLRVGDTLAAEAFYRDLLGFDLMVHYPGASFLASGGYHHHIAGNIWGSRGAGPRQPGEAGLDRFEVVARDEADFGAMRARILAGGGTETDGVPTIADPWGNRLVLVR
- a CDS encoding GNAT family N-acetyltransferase: MNPAAIQVVRLADSLPDDFEALRNEASAESYRFVEGLREEWLAGRYDGGDDHFVVFAAFRDGELAGIGALTPDPYDPAPDLLRVRHVYVRPLHRGAGIGRVLAAALIQQGLALTPRLSLRAADPRAAAFWEANGFGPDSGGTRRSHLLTR